CCTTCGCGGTCTATTTCGAGGGCGAGCGGGCGAGCGAGCAGGCGCTGTGGGACCGGGTCCGCGAGGGCTACCTCACCGGCGGCCTCGCCGTCGTCGGCGCGCAGAAGGTGTTGAGCGCGGCGCAGCAGGCCCGCGTCGAAGTCGCGCTCATCGACCGCGAGGCGAAGCTGAAGGGGACGAAGTGCCGGGACTGCGAGCACCTCGTATACGGCACGCCCGATACGTGCCAGCGCTGCGGCAGCAGCGACGTCTTCGTCGTCGATTACGTCAACGAACTCATAGAGACGCTCGCGCGCACCGGGGCCGAAGCCGACTTCGTGGACCCCTTCGACGGGCTGACCGAGGTCGGCGGGGTGGCGGCGCTGCTGCGGTATTGAGCGATATCGGTGCGGACCCCGCTCGCCACGCCCCCGACCGGAAGGGGCGAAACAGGCGAGGGGAGGGGAGACAGGTAAGGGGTTAGGCTGAACCCCTTGCGGGCGAGGTGGTAAGACGTGGAAGCGCAGGCGCTTGGAGCCCGCGCTCCTGCCCTTTCCCTCGCCTCCCTCCCGTCATGGCCGCCACCACGCACCGCCTCATCGAATGGACCGACACGTACCGTGACGTCACGGTCGACCTCATCCGCATCTACCTCGGCATCGGGCTCTTCGTGCGCGGGTGGCTCTTCATCACGGACGCATCGGTGCTCGTGGGGCTGTTGGCCGGGGCGGGCGAGTCGTCGTTCGCGTCGGCCGCGCTCGTCCATTACGTCGCGCTCGTCCATCTCGGAGGCGGGCTCCTCCTCGCCTTCGGTCTGCTGACGCGGGTGGCCGCCCTCGTGCAAATCCCGGTCCTCGTCGGCGCCGTATTCTTCGTCCACCTCAACGACGGTCTGCTCGCAGCGGGGCAGTCGCTGGAGTTCTCCGCACTCGTGCTGTTCCTCCTCGTCGTGCTGTTCTTCCACGGTTCGGGACGGCTCTCCCTGGATTACTACCTCTTCGAACGGGAGGAGTCGCAGGCCGTCCGCGAAGCGCAACTCGTCCTCTTCGCACCGCCTTCCGGTAGCGTCGCAGCGCGGCGCGCCGTCGTCGGGTCGAGGACTGAAGAGGCAGTCGTGCAGCCCGTCCCTCATTACGGATCGACGGCGGCCCAAGCCTCGGCGTGCACGTGCTCGCCCCCACACGACCGCGCCCACCAGCGTGTCCAGGTCGAGCGGCGCTACGGTATGCGCGCCCTCCGTTTCCTCACCGGCACGACAGGCACGCCGAAGGAAATCGTGTTCCGCTGTCGCGAATGCGGCAACGTCGTCGAAGTCAGCACCGACGAGACGGACATCGCGCAGTACACCTATCGGTAGCCGTCCCGCAGCGAGATAAAAAAAGAGGCCCCGCCGGGATAACCCGGCGGGGCCTCGTGCTGCGCTACGAACGGGTCCGCTTTAGCGGATGACCGTGACCCGCTGCGTCAGCTGCGTGCCACCCGCCTCGAGGCGGTAGAAGTACATCCCGCTCGGGAGCGACGAGGCGTCGAAGCGAACGGTCTGCTCGCCCGCCTGCCGCACGCCGTCGACGAGCGTCGCGACGCGGCGGCCGAGGACGTCGTAGACCGTGAGCGTAACGTCCTGCGCACTCGGCAGCGTGAAGCCGATCGTCGTCGCCGAAGCGAACGGGTTCGGGTATGCGGACTCGAGGACGAACGTGCCGTCCGGCGTGCTCGCCTCCACATCGACACCGCCGCCCTGGGCGACGCGCGCGTTCGCGATGAGGCCGTCGAGGTCCTCGCCGCCGACGAAGGCGAAGCGGACCGTTTCCGTATCCCCAGCCGCGATGTCGTAGGGGCCGACGCCGATCACGGTGCGGCGGTCCCCCACCAACTGCGGGATGGGGAAGAACGTCGTCATGCTGTTGTAGACATCCTCGTCCGTCGGGTTCGCACCTCCGCCCGCGTCGAGGTTGTAGCCGGAGACGTTGTCGTCGAGCGCGGTGACGCCGTAGTAGTTCGAGTCCCCACCGAATTCGTCGTCGAAGACGTATAGCGTGCTCGTCTCCTCGTCGTAATCGCCGAGGTTGGCGATCGCCGAGCCGGCGTCCCAGTCGGCGAAGATGCCGACGTAGAGATCCTCGAGGTCGCCCTCGGTGGTGTTCTCGACGTCGAACTCGATGATGACGAAGCCGTCGCGGCCGGCCTCCGTGCTGGAATACGAGAACTGCTCGATCTCCAGACCGATGGGGAGGGGGGCGCCGCTGTCATCGTACGA
This is a stretch of genomic DNA from Rhodothermales bacterium. It encodes these proteins:
- a CDS encoding DoxX family membrane protein, with amino-acid sequence MAATTHRLIEWTDTYRDVTVDLIRIYLGIGLFVRGWLFITDASVLVGLLAGAGESSFASAALVHYVALVHLGGGLLLAFGLLTRVAALVQIPVLVGAVFFVHLNDGLLAAGQSLEFSALVLFLLVVLFFHGSGRLSLDYYLFEREESQAVREAQLVLFAPPSGSVAARRAVVGSRTEEAVVQPVPHYGSTAAQASACTCSPPHDRAHQRVQVERRYGMRALRFLTGTTGTPKEIVFRCRECGNVVEVSTDETDIAQYTYR